A portion of the Gadus macrocephalus chromosome 10, ASM3116895v1 genome contains these proteins:
- the fam199x gene encoding protein FAM199X translates to MSDALYEKFLAPEEPFPLLSQRANLSDVGTLDVSDFGCQLSSCHRTDPLRRFHTNRWNLTSCGTSVASSECSEELFSSVSVGDQDDCYSLLDDQELTSLDLFPEGSVCSDVSSSISTYWDWSDSEFEWQLPGSDIASGSDVLSDIIPSVPSSPCLFSKRKTKPHPHPHRNLDELPWSAMTNDEQVEYIEFLSRKVSTEMGLREQLDIIKIIDPCAQISPTDSEFIIELNCLTDEKLKQVRSYIREHGPRQRTAGSARDSWKRSGHSSASTSGVSGASSSNGSMVSSASSSAGSTNSNCVAGAGTASACSGGSVANISRAHSDGNLSSAAERIRDSKKRSKQRKLQQKAQRKQQLKEQRQARKEHLSGLFLNEEVLSLRVTEEEDRVGDDLDVLM, encoded by the exons ATGTCCGACGCTCTGTATGAGAAGTTCCTGGCCCCCGAGGAGCCCTTCCCACTCCTCTCCCAGAGGGCCAACCTCAGCGACGTGGGCACCTTGGACGTAAGCGACTTTGGGTGTCAGCTGTCGTCTTGTCACAGGACGGACCCACTGCGTCGTTTCCACACCAATAG GTGGAACCTGACGTCATGTGGAACCAGCGTGGCCAGCTCGGAGTGCAGCGAGGAGCTGTTCTCCTCGGTCTCTGTGGGGGACCAGGACGACTGCTACTCCCTCCTGGACGACCAGGAGCTGACGTCCCTGGACCTGTTCCCCGAGGGCAGCGTCTGCAGCGACGTCTCCTCGTCCATCAGCACCTACTGGGACTGGTCCGACAGCGAGTTCGAGTGGCAG TTACCAGGAAGTGACATCGCCAGTGGCAGCGATGTGCTCTCTGACATCATCCCGAGCGTGCCCAGTTCCCCCTGCCTGTTCTCCAAGAGGAAGACGAagccccacccacacccccaccgcaACCTGGACGAGCTTCCCTGGAGCGCCATGACCAACGACGAGCAG gTGGAGTACATCGAGTTCCTGAGCAGGAAGGTGAGCACGGAGATGGGCCTGCGGGAGCAGCTGGACATCATCAAGATCATCGACCCCTGCGCCCAGATCTCCCCCACGGACAGCGAGTTCATCATCGAGCTCAACTGCCTCACGGACGAGAAGCTCAAGCAG GTGCGCAGCTACATCCGGGAGCACGGCCCCCGGCAGCGGACGGCCGGCAGCGCGCGGGACAGCTGGAAGCGTAGCGGCCACAGCAGCGCCAGCACCAGCGGGGTCAGCggcgccagcagcagcaacggCAGCATGGTCAGctcggcctcctcctccgccggctCCACCAACTCCAACTGCGTGGctg GCGCCGGAACGGCGTCCGCCTGCAGCGGCGGCAGCGTGGCCAACATCAGCCGCGCCCACAGCGACGGGAACCTCTCCAGTGCCGCCGAGCGCATACGAGACtccaag aaaCGCTCCAAGCAGCGCAAGCTCCAGCAGAAGGCCCAGCGCAAGCAGCAGCTGAAGGAGCAGCGGCAGGCCCGCAAGGAGCACCTGAGCGGGCTGTTCCTGAACGAGGAGGTGCTGTCCCTGAGGgtcacggaggaggaggaccgcGTCGGGGACGACCTCGACGTGCTGATGTGA